In Edaphobacter aggregans, the sequence CGCGGATTTGCTGGTGCGGCCACGAAGGACGCGTTGAAGGCTTCTAAGAAGGCAGCACCGAAGAAGAAATAACTAACCTCCACGGGGTCGAAGCAAGGCCCCCTGGACAAACAAAGTTTTGGCCTGTCGCATCGATGACAGGCGCGAAGAGAGAAGAACGATGGCAAACATCAATGTAGTCAATCTCGGTGGGACCAAGGTCGGTGAGTTCGAACTCGCTGACGAAGTCTTCTCCGGCGAGATCAATGACGCGCTGCTTTGGGAGTCGGTGAAGCACTACCGGGCTGCACTTCGGCAGGGAACGGCTGCGACCAAGAACCGCAAGCTGGTCTCAGGCGCCGGCAAGAAGCTTTGGAAGCAGAAGGGAACTGGTCGGGCTCGTGTTGGTTCGATTCGCACTCCTCTCTGGCGTGGCGGCGGTACGGTCCACGGACCTCAGCCCCGCAGCTACGAGTACGCATTCCCGCAGAAGAAGCTCATGGGCGCGCTGCGTTCGGCGATCGCTGCGAAGATTGCTGACGGCAAGTTCACCGTCGTCGACTCGTTCGAGGTTCCCGAGGCGAAGACCAAGCTCTTCCGCACCGCGCTGAACAAGCTCGAAGCAGGCAAGACCACACTGTTGGTCGAGAGCAGCCGCAAGCTGGACGAGAAGCTTTATCTCGGCTCGCGCAATCTCGAGGGTGTTGAGCTCGTGCTCAGCTCTGAGGTTCACCCCTACGACCTGCTCCGCTACGAGCACGCTGTCTTCTCGAAGGACGCGATCGAAGCGCTGCAGGAGACGCTCAAGAAGTTCGTATCGAAGCGCAAAGCCGCTCAGAAGGAGGTTGCGTAATGCCAACCCTCTATACCGTCATTCGCCGCCCCCTCATTACTGAGAAGGGTATGGGCGTCAAAGAGACACAGAACACCCTGGTCTTCGAGGTTGCTGTGAAGGCCACCAAGACCGAGGTCAAGCAAGCTGTCGAAACTCTCTTCAAGGTCAAGGTCTCCGGTGTTCGCACTGCGACCGTCGAAGGCAAGGAGCGTCGTCGTGGTAAGTTCTCCGGCTACCGCCCCGACTGGAAGAAGGCTTATGTTCGCCTGAAGGAAGGCGAAAAGATGCCGGAGTATCTCAACAGCCTCTAAATGCGGAGAACAGCCGCAGTAACAGATTTCAGGAACCGAAGCGTCGCTGAGAATTCAGCCGCGCAGCAGGCAAGGGAATAAAGACGATGCCGATCAAATCATTTCGACCGATTACCCCATCACTCCGCTTCGCGACGAAGCTGGTCAACGACGACCTGACGACGGATAAGCCGCACAAGCCGCTTCTCACCGTCAAGCAGCGCACCGGCGGCCGCAACAGCACGGGTGCGCTGACGATGCGTCACCATGGTGGCGGACACAAGCAGAAGCTGCGTCTCGTAGACTTCAAGCGCGACAAGTTCGGGATCCCGGCGACGGTAACCACCATCGAATATGATCCGAACCGCAGCTCGCGGATCGCGCTGGTCAGCTACGCTGATGGCGAGAAGCGCTATATCATTCAGCCGATTGGCTTGAAGGTAGGGCAGTCGATCATGAGCGGCCCGGATGCCGACATCCTGGTTGGCAATGCTCTGCCGCTGAAGAACATTCCGGTAGGTACGATCGTGCACAACATTGAGTTGCGTCCTGGTAAGGGTGCACAGATGGCGCGTTCGGCCGGAGCTCAGGTCAACCTAGTTGCCAAGGAAGGCGATTACGCTCTTCTGAAGCTGCCTTCCGGTGAGACCCGCAAGGTTCTCATCGAGTGCATGGCGACCATCGGCCAGGTCGGTAACACGGACCACGAGAATGTCACGATCGGTAAGGCAGGACGCAACCGCTGGAAGGGTATTCGCCCCTCCAACCGTGGTGTCTCGATGAACCCTGTCGACCACCCGCACGGTGGTGGTGAAGGTAAGACCTCGGGCGGCCGTCACCCCGTAACACCCTGGGGCCAGCCGACTCGCGGATACAAGACCCGCAACAACAAGCGGACCGATGTGTTCATCGTCAACCGCCGCAGCAAGTAGTTTGGTTCTCTCTGGAAACACCAAGTCTCGCAGCTAAGAGATTCGTTGTATACAGCATCGCAACAAGAAATCGGAGCTCAGCAAAATGGCACGTTCAACTAAAAAAGGTCCCTTCATCGACGATCACCTGATGACCAAGATCAACGTGATGAACCAGACCAACGACAAGAAGGTCCTTCGCACCTGGTCACGCCGCTCGACTATCCACCCGGACTTCGTCGGCCACACCATTGCGGTCCACAACGGCCGCAAGTTCATCCCGGTCTACGTGACGGAGAACATGGTGGGTCACAAACTCGGCGAGTTCGCGGCAACCCGGACCTTCAAGGGCCACTCCGCCAAGGCTGCTGAGTCTTCCGCGAAGCCGAAATAAGGCC encodes:
- the rpsS gene encoding 30S ribosomal protein S19 gives rise to the protein MARSTKKGPFIDDHLMTKINVMNQTNDKKVLRTWSRRSTIHPDFVGHTIAVHNGRKFIPVYVTENMVGHKLGEFAATRTFKGHSAKAAESSAKPK
- the rplB gene encoding 50S ribosomal protein L2, with translation MPIKSFRPITPSLRFATKLVNDDLTTDKPHKPLLTVKQRTGGRNSTGALTMRHHGGGHKQKLRLVDFKRDKFGIPATVTTIEYDPNRSSRIALVSYADGEKRYIIQPIGLKVGQSIMSGPDADILVGNALPLKNIPVGTIVHNIELRPGKGAQMARSAGAQVNLVAKEGDYALLKLPSGETRKVLIECMATIGQVGNTDHENVTIGKAGRNRWKGIRPSNRGVSMNPVDHPHGGGEGKTSGGRHPVTPWGQPTRGYKTRNNKRTDVFIVNRRSK
- a CDS encoding 50S ribosomal protein L23, which gives rise to MPTLYTVIRRPLITEKGMGVKETQNTLVFEVAVKATKTEVKQAVETLFKVKVSGVRTATVEGKERRRGKFSGYRPDWKKAYVRLKEGEKMPEYLNSL
- the rplD gene encoding 50S ribosomal protein L4; the encoded protein is MANINVVNLGGTKVGEFELADEVFSGEINDALLWESVKHYRAALRQGTAATKNRKLVSGAGKKLWKQKGTGRARVGSIRTPLWRGGGTVHGPQPRSYEYAFPQKKLMGALRSAIAAKIADGKFTVVDSFEVPEAKTKLFRTALNKLEAGKTTLLVESSRKLDEKLYLGSRNLEGVELVLSSEVHPYDLLRYEHAVFSKDAIEALQETLKKFVSKRKAAQKEVA